A genomic segment from Nitrospira sp. encodes:
- a CDS encoding Type III restriction-modification enzyme, helicase subunit yields the protein MSGYEVPEPILNSPFDEPQAHWHIVEGEQPERRAGRRPAMYFYRDPKAKPDTEAGLVVGTATELKLVNRIRAQVKKWRLEGYPGVTRTTLELLHWWRRDGRSQRLFFAQLDAAETIIFLTEARADYRQGIDVPQEEISDEKRKDGCAGFRRYASKMATGSGKTTVMGMLAAWSILNKVNDRSDARFSDVVLIVCPNVTIKNRLRELAPEAGEASLYRTRDLVPSHLMPSLTQGRVLVTNWHVFEPQAMQTGGVGAKVNKAGVEVRTKETITIGSKTTTARGTRYLTLEDFKRQVAAGMLTVLGEEREKDGTLKKASVESRRYVESDTALVNRILGREVGGKQNILVMNDEAHHAYRIVREERDEQEEDLFGEAAEAEDFFKEATVWIDGLDRIQKQRGINLCLDLSATPYFLGRVGQDTNRPFPWVVSDFGLIDAIESGLVKIPQLAIRDTTGKEIPGYFNIWHWILPQLTPTERGAKKANPKPEAILKYAHHPIAMLGGLWEKDREEWATHRDDPRPPVFILVCKNTQIAKVLYEWLAEDKAPTGIPPVKIEGFKNNGRQNTIRVDSKVVHESDSGEAKHDEVRWMRFTLDTVGKVAWPTDRVGRPLYPEGFKELADKLQRPDHPPGRDVRCIVSVGMLTEGWDCNTVTHIIGLRPFMSQLLCEQVVGRGLRRASYELGPDGKLTEEVAKVFGVPFEVIPFKANPQGQPQPRVKRHHVHAIPAKSEFEIRFPRVEGYTQALRNKVTVDWKSVPSLVLEPARIPPEVEVKGLHGTNSGRLSLSGPGRIDEVSLKEFRAKRRIQELVFDLAHTLTREYVAQKHCTIPPHVLFPQLLALTRPYLERKVEVRPPADLKDLFLAPYYGWVVERLLEAIRPDTSQGEAPEVPRYEATRGSGSTAEVDFWTSREVREVVKSHLNYVVADTRQWEQSAAYYLDKSNEVQAFVKNAGLGFAISYFDNGKMHDYVPDFLVRLKAEPASHLILETKGYDPLEEVKRAAAERWVAAVNAEGTYGTWVYRVVKQVSDIPSIIETLTTI from the coding sequence ATGAGCGGCTACGAAGTCCCCGAACCCATCCTGAATTCTCCGTTCGACGAGCCTCAAGCACATTGGCATATCGTGGAAGGCGAACAGCCGGAGCGGCGGGCTGGTCGGCGCCCGGCGATGTATTTCTATCGCGATCCGAAAGCCAAGCCCGACACAGAGGCCGGTCTGGTCGTCGGCACCGCCACCGAATTGAAACTGGTCAACCGCATTCGCGCGCAGGTGAAGAAGTGGCGGCTGGAAGGCTATCCCGGCGTGACGAGAACGACGCTGGAACTGTTGCACTGGTGGCGGCGTGATGGGCGGTCGCAGCGGCTCTTCTTTGCGCAGCTCGATGCGGCGGAGACGATTATCTTCCTCACGGAAGCCAGAGCCGACTATCGACAGGGGATCGACGTGCCGCAGGAAGAAATCAGCGACGAGAAACGAAAGGACGGCTGTGCCGGATTTCGGCGGTATGCGAGCAAGATGGCGACCGGTTCCGGCAAGACAACGGTGATGGGGATGCTGGCCGCATGGAGCATTCTGAACAAAGTGAACGACCGCAGCGACGCCAGATTTTCCGATGTGGTGCTGATCGTCTGCCCCAACGTGACGATCAAGAACCGGCTCCGTGAGCTGGCCCCTGAAGCTGGAGAAGCGAGTCTGTACAGAACGCGAGATCTCGTTCCCTCTCACTTGATGCCGTCGTTGACGCAAGGCCGAGTGCTGGTGACGAATTGGCACGTCTTCGAGCCGCAAGCCATGCAGACCGGCGGGGTCGGCGCGAAAGTGAATAAGGCCGGAGTCGAAGTCCGCACGAAAGAGACCATCACGATCGGCTCGAAAACCACCACGGCCCGCGGGACCCGCTATCTGACCCTGGAAGATTTTAAGCGGCAGGTGGCGGCTGGGATGCTGACGGTGCTCGGAGAAGAACGAGAGAAGGACGGTACGCTGAAGAAGGCGAGCGTCGAATCGCGACGCTATGTCGAAAGCGACACGGCTCTCGTCAACCGTATTCTTGGCCGAGAAGTGGGAGGCAAACAGAACATCCTCGTCATGAACGACGAAGCGCACCATGCCTACCGGATCGTCCGCGAAGAACGCGATGAGCAGGAGGAAGATCTCTTCGGAGAAGCTGCTGAGGCCGAGGACTTCTTCAAAGAAGCGACTGTCTGGATCGATGGCCTGGATCGTATTCAGAAACAACGCGGTATCAACCTCTGCCTCGATCTGTCCGCGACTCCGTATTTTCTCGGTCGGGTCGGTCAGGACACGAACCGGCCCTTTCCCTGGGTGGTGAGCGACTTCGGCCTTATTGACGCGATTGAGTCTGGCCTGGTCAAGATCCCCCAGCTCGCCATTCGTGATACGACGGGGAAGGAGATTCCCGGCTACTTCAACATCTGGCACTGGATTCTGCCCCAACTCACTCCGACTGAGCGAGGTGCTAAGAAAGCGAACCCTAAGCCCGAGGCTATTTTGAAGTATGCCCATCATCCGATCGCGATGCTGGGCGGTCTCTGGGAGAAGGATCGGGAAGAATGGGCGACTCATCGCGACGATCCACGGCCGCCGGTATTTATTCTCGTCTGCAAGAATACGCAGATTGCCAAGGTGCTCTACGAGTGGCTGGCGGAAGACAAGGCGCCGACCGGGATTCCGCCTGTGAAGATCGAAGGGTTCAAGAACAATGGCCGGCAGAACACGATCCGAGTGGATTCCAAGGTGGTCCATGAGTCGGATTCCGGCGAAGCGAAGCACGACGAAGTCCGCTGGATGCGCTTCACGCTCGATACGGTTGGGAAGGTCGCCTGGCCGACCGATCGGGTCGGCAGGCCGCTCTATCCGGAGGGCTTCAAGGAATTGGCCGATAAACTTCAACGTCCGGACCATCCGCCTGGCCGAGATGTCCGGTGCATCGTGAGTGTGGGCATGCTGACCGAAGGCTGGGACTGCAACACGGTGACGCATATCATCGGGCTTCGGCCGTTCATGTCACAGTTGCTCTGCGAGCAGGTGGTGGGGCGTGGCTTGCGCCGAGCGAGTTATGAGTTGGGACCGGACGGCAAATTGACGGAAGAAGTGGCCAAGGTGTTCGGCGTGCCGTTTGAAGTCATCCCGTTCAAGGCGAATCCTCAGGGGCAGCCGCAGCCTCGCGTGAAGCGGCACCATGTCCATGCGATTCCGGCGAAATCGGAATTCGAGATCAGATTTCCTCGCGTCGAAGGCTACACCCAAGCCCTCCGCAATAAGGTGACAGTAGACTGGAAAAGCGTGCCCTCGCTGGTCTTGGAACCGGCTCGCATCCCGCCGGAGGTCGAGGTCAAGGGATTGCACGGGACCAACAGCGGGAGGCTGTCCCTCTCAGGACCTGGCCGGATCGACGAGGTGAGCCTCAAGGAGTTTCGAGCGAAACGACGCATTCAAGAATTGGTGTTCGATCTGGCTCACACCTTGACTCGTGAGTACGTCGCTCAGAAGCATTGCACTATCCCGCCGCATGTCCTGTTTCCTCAACTGCTTGCCCTGACTCGGCCGTATCTCGAACGGAAGGTCGAGGTCAGGCCGCCGGCAGATCTCAAGGACCTCTTCCTCGCGCCCTATTACGGCTGGGTCGTGGAGCGGTTGTTGGAGGCGATCCGTCCCGACACGTCTCAAGGCGAAGCGCCCGAAGTACCGCGCTACGAAGCAACTCGTGGCTCAGGTTCGACGGCCGAGGTGGATTTCTGGACGAGTCGCGAGGTGCGGGAAGTTGTGAAAAGCCACCTCAACTATGTGGTCGCCGACACAAGACAATGGGAACAGTCAGCCGCCTATTACCTGGACAAGAGCAACGAGGTTCAGGCGTTCGTCAAGAATGCCGGCCTCGGATTCGCGATTTCTTATTTCGACAATGGGAAGATGCACGACTACGTCCCGGACTTTCTCGTTCGATTGAAGGCCGAACCGGCGAGCCATCTGATCTTGGAAACCAAGGGGTATGATCCGCTCGAAGAGGTCAAACGGGCTGCGGCTGAACGGTGGGTGGCGGCGGTGAATGCCGAGGGGACCTATGGGACCTGGGTCTATCGTGTGGTGAAACAGGTGTCGGACATACCGTCGATCATCGAGACATTGACGACAATATGA
- a CDS encoding Putative DNA methylase, which produces MPRGTRKRPNQTAGTNKTAVPYQHPEAKSLMRPEVGTQAQFKKKKPPKTYRYDSSLSPALDWDAKNPAREQGEALLKQVLDAKSLDEAKAAASKLKSLSKPFLNWAGKAERLSFDVPTLPLFIHERLSTKAIIETLAGHKTDKQEDMFALFGDPQHSITDQVLKAYEYQDNWTNRMVLGDSLVVMNSLLHYEGLGGQVQMIYMDPPYGVKFGSNFQPFVRKRDVSHNDDEDMTREPEMVQAYRDTWELGLHSYLTYLRDRLLLARDLLTPSGSIFVQISDENLHHVREVMDEVFGAENAVVTIVLKKKGATTPTDPVNDFILWYAKDKERARSRFTQIFDKRRDPEDDPKFNTLISINGEMVRAKDLLADELEERLRTGWRWARVNYPIVSQHFHETRSRDYVFKGKSKSCGRDAQWRFEVPEGLDRLATAARLFDGGGESLGGIVFWDDWPYVAISNIWNDLKGEENPSYVVQTAWKAVQRCLLMTTDPGDLVLDPTCGSGTTAYVAEQWGRRWITCDTSRVPLALARQRLLTATFPWYELKDQHRGPAGGFTYVRKQNKKGEEVGGIVPHITLKSIANNEPPAEEVLVDRPEVENGITRVSGPFCVEATIPTPVDWEGDGVEDSGAAESYGSFVDRMLEVLRKSPVLRLEGNKTVTLKNIRPPAKTLSLSAEALVDATAPGQTPTLAEAIDEAEEKSGRRLALSGKPVALVFGPENGAVSEKLVYEAAREAHAKSYTHLYVVGFAIQPNARTLVEKCSDVMGVPATYVQATPDLLMGDLLKNMRSSQIFSVCGQPEIKITKGKNRQYQVELLGLDVFDPITMDVTHRSGADVPAWFLDTDYNDLCFHVSQAFFPRTSAWDNLKKALKGEYEESVWNHLSGTTSAPFEAGEHKQIAVKVIDDRGNELLVVKKLP; this is translated from the coding sequence ATGCCGCGCGGCACCAGGAAGAGGCCAAACCAGACTGCCGGAACGAACAAAACGGCGGTGCCCTATCAACATCCCGAAGCCAAGAGCCTCATGCGGCCGGAAGTCGGTACGCAGGCGCAGTTCAAGAAGAAGAAACCGCCGAAGACCTACCGCTATGATTCATCGCTCTCACCGGCACTGGACTGGGATGCGAAGAATCCGGCTCGTGAACAGGGCGAAGCTCTCCTCAAGCAAGTCCTTGACGCGAAGAGTTTAGACGAAGCCAAGGCCGCTGCCTCGAAACTCAAGAGTCTCAGCAAGCCGTTTCTGAATTGGGCGGGCAAGGCCGAGCGGCTGTCGTTCGACGTCCCGACCCTGCCGCTCTTCATCCACGAGCGGCTCTCCACGAAAGCGATTATCGAAACGCTGGCCGGGCACAAGACCGACAAGCAAGAGGATATGTTCGCGCTGTTCGGCGATCCGCAACATTCGATCACCGATCAGGTGCTCAAGGCCTACGAGTATCAGGATAACTGGACGAACCGGATGGTCCTGGGCGATTCGCTGGTGGTGATGAACTCGCTGCTGCACTACGAAGGCCTGGGCGGCCAGGTGCAGATGATCTACATGGACCCACCCTACGGCGTGAAATTCGGCAGCAACTTCCAGCCCTTCGTCAGGAAGCGCGATGTCAGCCACAACGACGACGAGGATATGACCCGTGAGCCCGAAATGGTCCAGGCCTATCGGGATACCTGGGAACTTGGCCTGCATTCGTATCTGACCTATTTGCGGGACCGGCTCCTCCTCGCCCGCGATCTGCTCACACCGAGCGGCAGCATCTTCGTCCAGATCAGCGACGAGAATCTGCACCATGTGCGGGAAGTGATGGATGAGGTGTTCGGGGCGGAGAACGCGGTTGTAACGATTGTACTGAAAAAGAAGGGTGCGACTACGCCGACTGATCCAGTCAACGACTTTATTCTCTGGTATGCCAAGGACAAGGAGCGAGCAAGGTCTCGCTTCACCCAAATCTTTGACAAGCGCCGCGACCCTGAAGATGATCCAAAGTTCAATACGCTAATCTCCATCAATGGTGAGATGGTTCGTGCAAAAGATCTTCTCGCAGATGAGTTAGAGGAACGTTTGCGAACTGGGTGGCGATGGGCCAGGGTAAATTATCCGATCGTTAGTCAGCATTTCCACGAGACTCGAAGCAGAGATTACGTTTTCAAGGGTAAGAGTAAGTCGTGTGGCCGAGATGCACAGTGGCGCTTTGAAGTGCCAGAAGGACTTGACCGTCTTGCTACGGCTGCAAGGCTCTTCGATGGTGGAGGTGAATCGCTTGGCGGAATAGTTTTTTGGGACGACTGGCCGTATGTGGCTATATCAAATATCTGGAATGATCTAAAAGGAGAGGAAAACCCAAGCTATGTAGTTCAGACCGCTTGGAAGGCTGTCCAACGCTGTCTTCTCATGACCACCGATCCCGGCGATCTGGTGCTCGATCCGACATGTGGCAGCGGCACAACAGCCTACGTCGCCGAGCAATGGGGAAGGCGGTGGATTACTTGTGATACGAGCCGAGTTCCGCTCGCCTTGGCCCGCCAACGACTGCTGACCGCCACATTTCCTTGGTACGAATTGAAAGACCAGCATCGCGGACCAGCCGGCGGCTTTACTTACGTCCGCAAGCAGAATAAGAAAGGCGAAGAAGTCGGCGGGATCGTCCCGCACATCACGCTCAAGTCCATCGCCAACAACGAACCACCGGCTGAAGAAGTATTGGTGGATCGGCCGGAAGTCGAGAACGGCATCACCCGCGTGAGCGGTCCCTTCTGCGTGGAAGCCACGATCCCCACCCCGGTCGATTGGGAGGGTGACGGCGTCGAGGACTCCGGCGCCGCTGAATCCTACGGTTCGTTTGTCGATCGCATGCTGGAAGTGCTGCGGAAGAGTCCAGTGCTGCGGCTGGAAGGCAACAAGACGGTTACGTTGAAAAACATTCGTCCACCGGCCAAGACGCTCTCGCTCTCCGCCGAAGCACTTGTGGATGCGACAGCGCCAGGGCAAACACCGACTCTTGCGGAAGCCATTGACGAGGCGGAAGAGAAAAGCGGGCGACGACTTGCTTTGTCGGGTAAACCGGTTGCCCTCGTCTTTGGTCCGGAGAACGGCGCGGTGAGCGAAAAGCTGGTCTATGAAGCGGCGCGAGAAGCCCATGCCAAGAGCTACACTCATCTCTATGTGGTCGGCTTTGCCATTCAACCCAACGCTCGAACCTTGGTCGAGAAATGTTCTGACGTGATGGGCGTGCCCGCCACCTATGTGCAAGCCACGCCGGATTTACTAATGGGCGATCTGCTCAAGAACATGCGGTCGAGCCAGATCTTCAGCGTGTGTGGCCAGCCGGAGATAAAAATCACCAAGGGCAAGAACAGGCAGTACCAAGTCGAGTTACTCGGTCTGGACGTGTTCGATCCGATCACGATGGACGTGACGCATCGCAGTGGAGCCGATGTGCCGGCCTGGTTCTTGGACACGGACTACAACGATCTCTGTTTCCATGTCTCGCAAGCCTTCTTCCCCCGCACCAGCGCGTGGGACAATCTGAAGAAAGCGCTCAAGGGCGAGTACGAAGAAAGTGTCTGGAATCATCTCTCCGGCACGACCAGCGCGCCGTTCGAGGCGGGCGAGCATAAGCAGATTGCCGTGAAGGTGATCGACGACCGGGGGAACGAGTTGTTGGTGGTGAAGAAGCTCCCGTAA
- a CDS encoding FAD pyrophosphatase: MKFCCECGAGLSKKIPPGDNLPRFVCDTCRAIHYQNPKIVAGCIPEWEDKILLCRRAIEPRTGHWTFPAGFMEIGESIEQAAIRETLEEAHADVEITSLYAVLSLPRISQVHMVFRGTMRSAEFKPGMESLDVQLFALGDIPWEDLAFPVVREALQRYVEDVTRGTFSVHVSSVFPPMKS; the protein is encoded by the coding sequence ATGAAATTCTGCTGTGAATGTGGGGCCGGGCTCTCGAAGAAAATCCCTCCCGGCGACAACCTGCCCCGGTTCGTGTGCGACACTTGCCGGGCCATCCATTACCAAAATCCCAAAATCGTCGCGGGCTGCATTCCCGAATGGGAAGACAAGATCCTGCTCTGCCGGCGGGCGATCGAGCCCCGCACCGGCCATTGGACCTTTCCGGCCGGTTTCATGGAAATCGGAGAGAGCATCGAGCAGGCGGCGATCCGCGAAACGCTGGAGGAAGCCCATGCCGACGTGGAGATCACGTCGTTGTATGCGGTGTTGAGCCTGCCCCGGATCAGCCAGGTGCACATGGTGTTTCGCGGAACCATGCGCAGCGCGGAGTTCAAGCCCGGCATGGAGAGCCTGGACGTGCAACTGTTCGCCCTCGGCGATATTCCCTGGGAGGACCTGGCCTTTCCGGTGGTGCGTGAAGCGTTGCAACGGTACGTCGAAGACGTGACGCGCGGCACATTTTCCGTCCATGTGAGCAGCGTCTTCCCCCCGATGAAATCGTAA
- a CDS encoding 23S rRNA (guanine(2445)-N(2))-methyltransferase produces the protein MDSTNHAFFAPCPRGLEAVLADELKDLGASAVQPTAGGVHFHGPLSLCYLVNLRSRIASRILWRIAEAPYRDEQDVYDAAMAVRWQDWFTPQQRIKVKVSAQHCPLKSLDFVTLRVKDAVCDRFQHARGKRPTVDTHAPDMLIAVFLDRTTCTLYLDTSGDPLFKRGWRKSAGDAPIRENLAAGLLRLAKWTPDTVLFDPMCGSGTFVIEAASMARRVAPGLGRRFAFEKLLSFDPGGLSDVRDRLKAVEIPAEPGLIHAADYSAQAIASIRANLAVAGCGEAVALRQGDVLDLSAPADAGLLVTNPPYGRRMGEAEALRTFYPRFGDHLKKHFCGWTAQIFTADLNLPGLLRLAPSRRIPLFNGAIECRLFEFRMVAGSLRKKRTDG, from the coding sequence ATGGATAGCACAAACCACGCCTTCTTTGCACCTTGCCCCCGCGGGCTTGAAGCGGTCCTGGCCGACGAACTCAAAGACCTAGGCGCCTCCGCCGTTCAACCGACGGCCGGAGGGGTACACTTTCACGGCCCGCTCTCGCTGTGTTACCTGGTGAACCTTCGGAGCCGCATCGCCAGCCGCATCCTCTGGCGCATCGCGGAGGCCCCCTATCGCGACGAGCAGGATGTCTATGATGCGGCCATGGCGGTCCGCTGGCAGGATTGGTTCACCCCGCAGCAGCGCATCAAGGTGAAGGTGAGCGCACAGCACTGTCCCTTGAAGAGTTTGGACTTCGTCACCCTGCGCGTGAAGGACGCCGTCTGCGATCGATTCCAGCATGCCAGGGGAAAGCGCCCGACGGTGGATACCCATGCGCCGGATATGTTGATCGCCGTGTTTCTGGACCGCACGACTTGCACCCTGTACCTGGACACGTCCGGCGATCCCCTGTTCAAGCGCGGCTGGCGGAAGTCGGCCGGTGACGCGCCGATCAGGGAAAACCTCGCGGCGGGTCTGTTGCGTCTGGCCAAGTGGACGCCCGATACGGTGCTGTTCGATCCCATGTGCGGCAGCGGCACCTTCGTCATTGAGGCAGCCTCGATGGCCCGTCGGGTGGCGCCGGGACTCGGCCGGCGGTTTGCGTTCGAAAAACTCCTCTCGTTCGACCCAGGCGGGCTGAGCGACGTGCGCGATCGACTCAAGGCTGTGGAAATCCCTGCCGAACCGGGATTGATCCATGCCGCCGATTACAGTGCACAGGCGATCGCCTCGATCAGGGCCAACCTCGCCGTCGCGGGATGCGGCGAAGCCGTCGCACTCCGACAGGGGGATGTGCTGGACCTTTCCGCCCCGGCCGATGCCGGCCTGCTCGTCACGAATCCTCCCTACGGCCGCCGCATGGGAGAGGCCGAGGCCCTGCGGACCTTCTATCCCCGCTTCGGCGATCACCTGAAGAAGCACTTCTGCGGCTGGACGGCCCAGATCTTTACGGCCGACCTGAACCTTCCCGGTCTGCTGAGGCTCGCCCCTTCCCGCCGCATTCCATTGTTCAACGGCGCGATCGAATGCCGTCTCTTCGAATTCCGCATGGTGGCGGGAAGCCTTCGGAAGAAAAGAACCGACGGCTGA
- a CDS encoding Alpha,alpha-trehalose-phosphate synthase [UDP-forming], translating to MNLSHAPLEQLQPQNDVTPFRLILVSNREPYEHRHVKNHLIWEKTSGGLTSALDQVMRRLGGTWIAWGSGKADRDVVDHDMTVEVPPDAPTYRLRRVWLDANEVKSGYQGYANQVLWPLCHITLDRVAYRKLFWHAYQALNARFAETVLEELHEKPGFVWIHDFHLALLPGLIKASLPAQPVASFWHTPWPGPDVFRILPERRELIESLLAGDVVMFQTRNFLHCFVECAKEFLGSDVRLGPDHIEHKGHVTRLVSRPISVNFNELSDLARSPQVARAMGVLRDLHVFQPGIRIGLGVDRLDYTKGLLKRFWAIDTFFQLYPHYRGAFTFIQIAVPTRGEVETYRRYRELIRETVNDINTRYGRITQPGSAQAARWRPIEFREGRIGLATLAAYYRMADLALVSSVYDGMNLVAKEYVACQVEEQGTLLVSQMAGAADELSDALVINPYDPEGVADAIREALEMPQEGRRNRMRRMRAYLALHDIRAWADDCLRDAGPLPQDDVPSML from the coding sequence ATGAACCTGTCCCATGCTCCGCTCGAGCAATTACAGCCGCAGAACGACGTGACGCCCTTCCGCCTCATCCTCGTCTCGAATCGCGAACCCTACGAACACCGGCACGTCAAGAACCACCTGATCTGGGAAAAGACCTCCGGCGGCCTGACTTCGGCGCTCGATCAGGTCATGCGTCGCCTCGGCGGCACCTGGATCGCCTGGGGCAGCGGCAAAGCCGACCGCGACGTGGTGGATCATGACATGACGGTCGAGGTGCCGCCCGACGCTCCGACCTACCGATTGCGCCGGGTGTGGCTGGATGCCAACGAGGTCAAAAGCGGCTACCAAGGATACGCCAATCAGGTGCTCTGGCCCCTCTGCCACATCACGCTGGACCGCGTGGCCTATCGAAAACTCTTCTGGCATGCCTACCAGGCCCTGAATGCGCGGTTCGCGGAAACCGTGCTCGAAGAACTGCACGAGAAACCCGGCTTCGTCTGGATTCACGATTTTCACCTGGCCCTCTTGCCGGGACTCATCAAGGCATCGCTCCCGGCGCAGCCGGTCGCCTCTTTCTGGCATACGCCCTGGCCCGGTCCCGATGTCTTCCGCATCCTGCCCGAACGCCGCGAGCTGATCGAATCGCTGCTGGCCGGCGATGTCGTGATGTTCCAGACCCGGAACTTTCTCCATTGTTTCGTGGAATGCGCGAAGGAATTTCTGGGATCCGACGTCCGACTCGGCCCCGACCACATCGAACACAAGGGTCACGTCACGCGGCTCGTGTCCCGACCGATCAGCGTCAATTTCAACGAGCTCTCCGACCTGGCGCGATCCCCGCAAGTCGCACGGGCCATGGGGGTCCTGCGCGACCTCCATGTGTTTCAGCCCGGGATACGCATCGGGCTCGGCGTGGACCGCCTCGACTACACCAAGGGACTCCTCAAACGATTCTGGGCCATCGATACCTTCTTTCAACTGTATCCCCATTATCGCGGCGCCTTCACCTTCATCCAGATCGCCGTGCCGACGCGTGGCGAGGTTGAAACCTACCGGCGGTATCGGGAACTCATTCGTGAAACCGTCAACGACATCAATACCCGCTACGGACGCATTACCCAACCGGGCAGCGCACAAGCTGCGCGCTGGCGACCGATCGAGTTTCGCGAAGGACGCATCGGGCTCGCGACCCTCGCCGCCTATTACAGGATGGCCGATCTGGCGCTGGTGAGTTCCGTGTACGACGGGATGAATCTGGTCGCGAAGGAATATGTCGCCTGCCAGGTCGAAGAACAGGGTACGTTGCTCGTCAGCCAGATGGCCGGCGCGGCGGATGAGTTGAGCGACGCCCTGGTCATCAATCCTTACGATCCCGAAGGCGTCGCCGATGCGATCCGCGAAGCGCTCGAAATGCCTCAAGAGGGGCGGCGAAACCGGATGCGCCGCATGCGCGCCTACCTGGCCTTACACGACATACGGGCCTGGGCCGACGATTGCCTGCGGGACGCCGGGCCCTTGCCGCAGGATGACGTTCCCTCCATGTTGTAG